gcgtgccgacggggtggaacgtggtcgttgtatcgctaggagtaattACTGagaagcctcgcacgtggatAGCAATTTCGCTTCTAAAACAGTGCTCTGCATAcctcgatccacaggccttatctaaaacttatttttacaataattttgcctaaatttattttagcatttttttaaacttgaattttaattttcgatttgatttttatagaatattataataaaagattagaaagaTTTTTCCAACATTCTCTCATTCAATCTCCATtctcttttgaaatttttatatataccaGACAAATTAGATTTTTTCCGCTGTTTGATAGCAGACTTCTAATTGGAGATAAACTGTGTGTGACTacagaagatgaagatgaataGAGGAAAGCTGAATTCAGCTTGGTGCATGCATGACATACAGCAGGAATGCACCAAAAGTTCGCCGCCAATTATGATATCGATCGTCAGTTCACGCATGTTTACGTATATCCCGTCGATCATCATAAACCTAATAAATAGGGCACGCCTCTCATCTTGCGTGGCATCAATAGGACGGGCCAATGTATGTGACCAGGAATTTACAGCAGCAAAACTCCCATCACGAGGGGCGCAGCCAAGCCATTTAATGCGCTGCATGCGTTCAGAGAACGAgcgctagctagctagctgcCACCTTTCCACGTACGCACGTACGTAAGTACTTAGCTAGCTACCACGCACATTATATACCCCAACGtgtgtgtgcatatatatatatatatatatatatatatatatatatatatatatatatatatatatatatatcacaggttcatgcatgcatgcatgcatgtatttaAGCGCGGGAGAGCTTTATAGCGGGTGATCATCGATATCTCCCTCCCGTGTTGGCTGGCTTGGGATAAGTCCAAATCGCCAGTATGTCTCATATTGCTGTTGAGAGGAACCGGCGCAGGCAGATGAACGAGCATCTCAAAGTGCTTCGCTCTCTGACGCCATCTTTCTATATCAAAAGGGTATGCTATTCTCCATTCCGACCTTAATCCTAGTTATACAATAATACTGTTTTGTTCCATGTATATATCACGCGCACGTATCCACGTCCGATGTCGACGATTCTTGGACGCGCGTTCAAGACCGGTCCATAATGCAATTAAAAAGatctatatattttcttattttacattttttatgcATATGTAATgtgagataataaaaataaatattttatctttctcATTAATGtgtacaaattattttttggacggtataaataaattatatacagtagagaatatattttcttaaaatatatgaactattaatgaaaatttttctaattttcattcGTATAAGAaataagataatattttatcataattaatattttatacataataaatctatattattatattaataatattataatttattaacgGTGTGCATGTCGTATTCATATCTTAATACTTTTGAAACTGTTGATTTGTTCATCCAAGTCATGTCGTGTCCCGTATCTCATATCAGTGCCCGTGATGTCTAGGTTTGATTAGATGTAGCAATATATAATAACAAACAGATTGTATAAAACAGGGAATTTGAAATGTGGctatttttcagtttttttgtcCCTGTATACATGTGGTTCATTAATTTAAAACTCTTTAATTGATTTACGGACAATTGTTAAGGCATAGAATTAATTATCTCACCTTCTTTCTATGGATTATGTTTATTTACTTGCTTTAGATCATGATTATATCATTaccttaattattataattcacTAGCCATGCACAAATTAACTACCATATATGCTGAACAGTGGAGGTCTAGTGCTGAATCaatcaaattttctaatttggTTAATTTGTAGGCAATTTGaagttgcatatatatatatatatatatatatatatagtccggctactatagattcttatgagtacgatcgtcctcgtactcataagttgttttcgatgattgtgcttccgaatcgacgatccacaccgttaaatgttatctagagcatttaaaatgtctagaaatcaaattttataatttttcgacatcatttaccttacgatcaaaaagtcacaaaattgacaatttttaacgaccgatatgacatatttgctagtttaacggtgtacaagaatcgaaatcagttgaattttggatagaaaattctaattctatgcactacatagataaagatcaataactccgatcttaaattgaaagatctgatcgtccatttttaagacgtcgttcgattttgaccgttcattttatacccgcttgatgaatcttcttatgatttcaaaaaattacgaaatttattttctagaagtttcaaatattctaaatcatatttaacggggtagatcgtcaattcggaagctccatcattaaaaacaacttatgagtgcggcaaccctagcctatatatatatatatatatatatatatatatatatatatatatatatatataNatatatatatatatatatatatatatatagtgatttTTGTTCAAAGGCAAAGACaataaataagatttttctAATGCATCTAGCTTTAGAATTATGTGTCCACCAAGCAGCTGCCGCACTTTCACCACTGTCTGGTTTGGCTCTTGATCAGTAtatatcaacaatatatatatatatatatatatatatatatatattgggccTAAATTAATCATTTGCATGATACAGACTCTAAATACAATATGAATTTAAAGCAAGAAGAAATTCTAGACTTCCATGCTAGCCCATATTTTGGGTAATTCAGTGCTTTGATATTGCTAGTTTTTGATGGACAAATATTAAACTACGGCAAGATCAAATTAAAACCACGGCCGGCAGGCATAATCTGATTTTGGACGTccttaaataataattaatatgctTGCGGACGTCATTTGATATATTGCGGCCTTGTTAATGCATGTTAATTTACATTGTAAAGGGCGACCAAGCATCTATAATTGGAGGAGCCATAGAGTTCATCAAGGAGTTGCATCTCGTTCTGCACTCGCTGGAGGccaagaagaaaagaaagagctTAAGTCCGAGCCCTACACCAAGCCCGAGATCGCTGCTGCACTTCAATCCATCTCCGCCCATCACTAACAACTCATCACACGATTCAGAGAATATTGTGAAGCAACTCGGAGCGTGCTGCAACTCGCCGGTCGCCGATGTGGAGGCCAAGATCTCGGGCTCAAACGTGCTTTTGCGAACGCTATCAAAGCGCGTCCCTGGTCACGTCGTCAAAATAATAACTTTGCTAGAGAAGCTTGATTTCGAAATCCTTCACCTCAACATCAGTAGCATGGAGGATACTGTGCTTTACTCCTTCGTCATTAAGGTACGTAcgtaacacacacacacacacacacacacacatatatatatatatatatatatatataggtttatACATCTTGCATGTTTAATTTATGCATCAATATATAATGGCAATAACGTTGATGGGAGGGAGTGAACTGTCATCTAAATAACGTACGTACCTCGTTGTcacaaaaaagtaataaaaaaaaataattgcctatatacccggTCCAAACTTTGAAACtatctcatttatttatttatttttttcttttcaatatacctcTCACATGTTCCTcggttattccaaaatatctcTACGGTTACCATccattaagttaacttgggttaaacatgaGCTAAATATTTACTACagttaaagaaaattaaaatgccaattttaatttgcccttaacttaaggacaaataaaaaatatttatgacgATAGAGGGgtgggtatatttgaaaatatcaaaagtcaaatatttttttgtgcccctaacttaaggaaaaataagaaaaatcagtAATGGTGAAAGATTATATTTGAAATgccaaaatagtaattttatacagataacagagttcattaatagattttaactttagggtgcatttggttcccactatgaaagattactaggaataaaaagatatccgtgaattttatttttattcattctattactaagaatgtgatgttgctgtgtttggttaatttgcacggtcatattatttagtcgtgttatttttttttagaaaaaaaggaagacGAAACAtagattagagagagaaagcataattaaaaaaataggaaaagaaataaagtCAAGATTAGAGgaagtgagagagttgaaattttagaaaaagatggagagagagagagcttagtttagagagagaaaaatagttgaagtttagaaaaaaaaaagataagtttagagagagatatgagattatagtgtaaagaaaaataataccaactagccggcggaaatgagattagtagtactttgggatgattCTCATttccaaataaatttaatattatcaAATAGATTACGTGTTTAAccaaataccgtcatattttttaatttttagtggattactaggaatcttaaaaagatggCGCGAGCCAAACGCGCCcttaagggtatatttgaaatagattggaacgtaaaaagaatatttacaatattagccttctaagatgagttaattagaaaatcaaaaacttttatagttatataagcaattgccccataAAAAAACAATCCTTCAAAAAAAGACATACATGATGCAAATAAGCAAGCAAGACTAACGATCGAGAGGCCTTTATTGaaataataagaaattattAACTTTTCTGTTAAGATAAGATatttattataaagataataattattGTGCGTGTGTTGTCCAATTTATAGGTATAGGCAATTTTACAAAAGAAgtgataatttcaaattttgtaagttTATATAGGTAAATTTTTAACATGGTAAGAATACCAAATATGGAATGGtactttaatttcaatatttggttttaaattttagtttacatCCGTGATCTATAGAGGTCTATTCATAACCATAGAATTTTTTTACTGCTATATATGAGAAGTAAAATTTTGTAGCATTTAGATAGAATCAATTAGAAAAGCGATCAAAATAATCAGAGTTCAATTCTACATTTTGCAGTAGT
This genomic window from Ananas comosus cultivar F153 linkage group 3, ASM154086v1, whole genome shotgun sequence contains:
- the LOC109707528 gene encoding transcription factor MUTE; translation: MSHIAVERNRRRQMNEHLKVLRSLTPSFYIKRGDQASIIGGAIEFIKELHLVLHSLEAKKKRKSLSPSPTPSPRSLLHFNPSPPITNNSSHDSENIVKQLGACCNSPVADVEAKISGSNVLLRTLSKRVPGHVVKIITLLEKLDFEILHLNISSMEDTVLYSFVIKIGFECQLSVEELALEVQQCFRQGAAY